CGAAGCGGGAAAACAAAAAGCCCGCCGCTAAAAGCAAGCCAGCAGCGAAGAAAAAAACCACGACAACCCGCCAGAAGGCGGCGTCATAACCGAACGTGCCCCCGCGCACCCAGGCGGCACGGCAGGCGAAAACAGGCAACGCCGCGTCTTCGTCCTGTCGTCCACCGCCTGACTTTTACGGAGTAGAGATCATGAGTCTGGTTGCTACTGAGCCAGTACGGCCACCATCCGATCCGGTTCCTGATGATGGCGGCGCGAAAGTTGAAAGCCTGCCATTCTGGCCGGTCATTTCGCTGGCCGAGCTGCGCCGCGCGATGCGTCTTGATGGGCAGGTAACAACCGATCGCCTGATGTCGCGAACCGTGGAAGCGGTGGCCCACGTTAATGATCAGCTTTTCCTGTGGCGCCAGGTGCAGATTGATGCGGGCTATGAGTCATTGGCCGAAATCCCGGCCAGCCCGGTGAATGGCACTTCCGTGAAGGTATGGCGGTATAAAAACGCCGTGTTTTCACTCACAAAGACGCTGTTGATTGAGGGCTACCGCGATATCGACACCACCAGTAAGGGCGAAGACCATGCGGCGGCATTGAGCACGCAGATCGATACGCTATGGCGGGATGTGCGCTGGTCAATCCGCGATATTCAGGACGAAAGCCGGGGCCTGGCGGAGTTGGTGTAATGAACGTGCGGGCGCAGCAGAACGACACGATCGACCTGCTTTGCTGGCGTTATTACGGCAGAACAGCAGGTGTTACCGAGGCGGTGATCGATGCCAATAAAGGCATTTCCGCCGCCACTGAGTTAAAGGCCGGGCAGGTTGTTTACCTGCCAGAGATCCAGCCGCCAGCCCAGCGCGAAACCGTGCAGCTATGGGATTAAGGGGGAGGGTATGCACGACACACCACCGGGACTATTCGAACAAACAATGAAATGGATCGCCACTTATCTGCCAACGCTTTACGCAGCAGGCGCGGCGCTGAGTATTTCGGCGCTAATGAGTATCTACGATGGGCAGTCAATCGTTAAAACTGCCACCGGTTCACTGGTCTGCGGGATTGTCACACTTGCGGTAGCTGGTTCGCTTGAGTATTTCGGTTTGCCATCAAACGCAGCAATTTTCGTCGGTGCCTCAATCGGATTAATGGGTGCTGACAAAGTACGCAGCAAAGTTAGCGGGCTATTTGACGCACGATTTGGAGGGCCAAAAAGTGGAAATGAGTAATAACGGCATTAACATGCTGAAAGGTTTTGAAGGGTGCGAGTTGACCGCTTATCAGGATTCTGTAGGCGTCTGGACGATCGGTTATGGTTGGACTCAACCCGTAAACGGCGTGCCGGTTGGCAAGGGAATGACAATTACCCAGGATATTGCCGATAACCTGTTGCGTAGCGGTCTGGTGCAGTATGAAAAAGGCGTTACGGGACTGGTGAAGGTAACCATTAATCAAAACCAGTTCGATGCTTTAACCGACTTCGCCTACAACCTGGGCGTAAAATCTCTGGAAAGTTCAACGTTGCTGAAAAAGCTTAATGCTGGCGATTTTTCCGGGGCTGCTGCTGAGTTTCCAAAGTGGAATAAAGCAGGCGGCAAAGTATTGCCAGGGCTGGTTAAGCGTCGCGAAGCCGAACGCAGTTTATTTCTGGCCTGATCATTTTTAACGATGCTGGCCATACATATCGAGTGCGGTCATTTTTGACGGTGCGAGCTGGCGAGGTTTTTTTAAATGGGGTTGTTGTCACGCTGGAAGGTGATCGTTGTGGTGCTGGCTGTTGCTGCCGTCTGGGGTTTTAGCCACTGGCGTTATAGCGCCGGTTATGCTGACGCCGATCAGCACTGGCGTGAAGAGTGGGCGCAGCGTGATGCACGCGACGCCACCGCGCTGGCGCAAAGGCAGACCGAGGGCAGGGCAGAAGAACAACGCCGACAAGGTGAAATTGATGCGATCAGAAAAGAGGCCAGCCAGCAGCTTGCTGGCGTGCAGGCTGATGCCGATCGTGCCCGTGTTGCTTCTCGTGGGTTGCACGACAGGGCCGACAAACTCGCCAGGCGACTGGCAGACCGTGAACGCGCCTGCGGTGCCGGTACTTCCGGCAGAGGCGAGGCAAAAACCAGCGGCGCCGTATTGCTCACCGACCTGTTTAGACGCGCTGATGATCGAGCGGGGGAACTGGCAAGAGAAGCTGACGAAGCAAGAGCCAGAGGGTTAGCCTGTGAAGCCGCATATGACGCGGTTAAAGGGAAGGGTGAATAATGCTTAAGCCTGAACTACTACGCCAGCTTATTAGCGAACATGCGCCATGGCTTCGTGAGAATCCCGATAATCTGGCGGTTTATCTACGTAAGGGCCGGATAGTCAGCACCGGCCAGCGGGCCGCTGCGTTTGAGTATCGTTATACGCTGGAAGTGCTGGTGATGGATTACCCGTATTCTCTGGACACCATCACCGTGCCAGTGCTGGCGTGGGCGCGGTTGTATCAGCCTGATTTATTATTCAACCCTGACAGGCAGCAGAACGGCATGACGTTCGAAGCCGATATCCTGAGTAACAGCACAATGGACGTGCTGATCCAGATTCAGGCTGATGAAGCGGTAATAGTCACACGGGAAGACGGCCAGATCGTTACCCGCCACCGTGCTGACCCTGCACCGGGGCCGGAAATTGGCGCGTGGTCACTGGTATTTAAAGACGAGTTCAGCGGTGAAACATGGCAGGACAACAAACAGATCCCCTCTTCCAGCAATTAGACGACTGGTTAGCCAACGTTGCCGCGCAGCTTTCGCCGGGCCACCGTCGCAAGTTGACCCGCGATGTTTCGATCGGGCTGCGTAAACGCCAGCAAAAGCGTATCGCCAGCCAGAAAGACCCCAGCGGTGAAAGCTACCCCGCCCGCCGCCGCAAAATCCTGCGTACCCAGGGCGGCGTTAAATTCATGTGGAACAATGAGGCCAGGGAGCTACGGAACTGGCGAACCACGGGCAAAGGTGAGAACCGGGCAATAACCGGTTATGACGTGGATCGCGGTGGTCTGCGCACGTTCTATAAGCGCGATATCCAGCGCTATATTGAAATCAATCTCAATCAGTCAAAGCAGAACCACACCCGAAAAGATCCGATGTTCCGCAAGCTGCGCACCGCGCGTTTTCTTAAGGCTTACGGTACGGGAAGCATGGCGGTGGTTGGCTTTCAGGGGCATACCGCAGAGATTGCCAACGTTCACCAGTATGGTGAAGTCGATAACGTGACGCCGGGTGCTCGTACGCGCTACCCGGTGCGTGAACTTCTGGGCATGACTGAGGGGGATTTAGACTGGCTGGCCGATACTGTTGTCGCCTTTATGCAATAGATTTGATTGTCACCCCCCCCCCACAATAGCACTGCGTTGTTTGCGCGCGCGCGACTCCTGATACTGACCGCATAACCCAAAAGCCGAAATGGTTGTAAAGCCTACGGGAAACGGTCAGCACTATGAATTTAAACGAACTTTATCGCCTTATCTGCAATCTCGCCCGTATTGGCACCGTGCTGGAAGTAAACACGGAAAAGTACCTTGCGCGCGTTGAAACAGGCGAAAACACAACAGACTGGATCCGTTGGGCAGTGCCGCGCGCCGGTGAGGCCGTGACGTGGTGGGCGCCGACAGTGGGCGAGCAGGTTTATATTTTATGCCCTTGCGGTGAGATGGAAACGGCATTCATTGCCGGAAGTCTTTACAGCGAAGACGCGCCGCCGCCTGATGCTGGCGCAACCACCTGCGTGATTCTGCACCCGGACGGCGCAAGAATTTCATATGACCCGGAGGCCAGCGCGCTGGTTGTCAGTGGTGTTAAAACGGCAAGTGTCACCGCGTCGGAATCCATTACCGCCACTGTGCCAGTGGTAACAGTCAAAGCAGACACGCGCATAACTCTGGATACGCCGGAAGTGGTTTGCACCAACAAGCTGATCACCGCCACTTTTGAAGTAACGAAAGGCGGCGAACTTAACGGGGCGTTTACCGGAACCATGACACTTAACGGGGTGAAACCTGATGACCATGAGCATGGCAAAGTAGAGTCGGGCGGAAGCTGGACGGAGGGCACGAAATGAGTACCGTCCGCTATAGAGGAATGAATGCCACTACCGGCCAGTCCGTCACTGACAACGACCATATAGCGCAGTCTATCGGCGATATATTGCTAACGCCGATCGGTTCCCGCTTGATGCGCCGTGCCTACGGTTCGCAGCTGTTCAACCTGATAGATCAGCCCGTCAATAATGACATCATAAAATTGCGTGTTATGTCTGCCATCTACAGCGCCCTTTATTTATGGGAGCCGCGGATCTCACTGACCAGTATCACTCTGAGCGCACCGGATGCCGGTCAAGTGGTTGCGACTATCCAGGCCAACCGCACCGATAATCAGACACCTTTTAACGCCGATATCACATTGAGGGGCCAGGCATGAGCGGCACGATCGATTTATCGCAGCTACCGCCGCCCGTGGTGGTTGAACCGCTGGACTTTGAAACCCTTTTTGCGCAGCGCAAAGCTGAGTTTCTGGCGCTTTGTCCAGAAGACCAACGGGAAGAATACGCCCGAACGCTTGAGCTTGAATCTGAGCCGCTCACCATGATGATCGAAGAAAATTGCTACCGCGAATTACTGTTGCGCCAGCGAGTGAATGAAGCGGCCCGCGCGGTGATGTTGGCTTATTCGACTTATAGCGATTTGGATAACCTGGCAGCTAATTTCAACGTTGAACGTCTGACCATCCAGGAAGAGGACGACAGCGTTACCCCGCCGATAGAAGCGGTGATGGAATCCGACGCGGATTTACGCACGCGTACCCAGCAGGCATTTGAAGGTCTGAGTGTTGCAGGTCCAACAGCGGCATATGAATTTTGGGGGCGTTCGGCAGACGGGCGCGTAGCCGATATATCTGCGGTGAGTCCTACGCCTGCCTGCGTCACCGTTTCGGTGCTGTCGCGTGAGGGTGACGGTACGGCCACCGAAGACCTGATCGATGTGGTTGCCGCCGCGCTGAACGATGAAGAAGTGCGCCCGGTAGCCGACAGGGTAACGGTACAGTCAGCGGAGATAGTGCCGTATCAGATTGATGCAACGCTTTACATTTACCCTGGGCCGGAAGCTGAACCCGTGCGGCAGGCATCGGAACAACAGTTACAGGCATACATAGCGGCGCAGAATCGCTTAGGGCGTGATATCCGTCTATCGGCTATCTATGCCGCTCTGCACGTCGAAGGCGTCCAGCGTGTTGAACTGGCGCAGCCTGTTGCCGATATCGTGTTGAGTGACTACCAGGCGTCACATTGCACCGAATACACCATAACGGTGGGTGGTTACGATGAGTAATGACCTGTTACCACCGAGCGCCACCCGAATGGAGCGCATCGCCGCGCGCGTCTGCGCATCGCTGGGTGAAGTGCCGGTGCCGCTGCGTCAGCTGTGGAACCCGTGGACGTGTCGCGCGGATCTGCTGCCCTATCTGGCGTGGGCGTTTTCTGTTGATCGCTGGGATGAAACCTGGCCGACCAACACGAAAAGAAAGGCGGTGGCCGATGCGTTTTACCTGCACAAGTACAAGGGTACAACGGGCGCCATGCGCCGGGTTGTGGAGCCGTTCGGGTACTTCATCCAGGTTAACGAGTGGTGGAGCATTGATACCGATCCCGGCACTTTCACACTGGATATTGGCGTAGAAGACCAGGGCATCAGTGAAGAAACCTATCAGGAGCTTGAACGCCTGATTGCCGATGTAAAACCGTGCAGCCGTCACATGCTGGGAATGTCTTTGCACCTGCAAACAACCGGCGAGCTGTATATCGGCGCGGGCAGTTATTCCGGCGATACGTTGACCGTATACCCGTATTTCCCTGAAACCATAGCCGTGGGTGGTGATGCTTACACCGGGGCGGCAATCCATTTAATTGATACCGTGGAGATCGCAAGTGGCGACTAAATATTTAGCTGTGCTTACCAATGTAGGGGCGGCAAAACTGGCAAATGCCACGGCGTTGGGTGCGCAAGTTGAGATCACCCAGATGGCCGTAGGCGATGGCAACGGCGTGTTACCGACGCCTGACCCGGCGCAAACGGCGCTGGTTCATGAGCTGCGCCGTGCGCCGCTTAACTCGCTAAGCGTCGACCCGAAAAACCCCAGCCAGATTATTGCCGAACAGGTGATCCCCGAAGACGTGGGCGGGTGGTGGATCCGTGAAATCGGCTTGTTTGATAAAGATGGCGATATGATTGCGGTAGCCAACTGCGCGGAAACGTATAAACCACTATTACAGGAAGGCAGCGGGCGCGTGCAGGTTGTGCGCATGATTCTGGTCGTAAGCAGTACCGCCGCAGTAACGCTTAAAATTGATCCTTCCGTGGTACTGGCAACCCGTTCTTACGTTGATTCTCAAATTATCATCGCGAAATCGTATGCCGATGATGTGATAGCTGATCACCTTGCTGAACCTAACCCGCATCCACAATACCTTCTAAGCGCTCAAAACCTTAAGGAAATTGCAGACGCAGGAGCGGCGGCAGTGCAGGCCGCATTAACCAATCTGGGTATTAACGGACTGGCGGCAACGCCTCGTTATCTGGTCAGCAAGGGCACAAACGCCAATGGCTGGTATGAAACTTACAGCGACGGTTTTAAGCGTGTGGGGCAGTCATGGGGAACCAGTAGCCCGCTCGCAATTCCCACACCTGCGCAGGGGGCGAGAGTCAATTTTCCGGTTAGTTTTACTACAAAGCTAGATGGTCTTTACGTGACGGAGAACGGAAACACTTCCAATAGCTTTGAGTTGGCTAACCCGGCAGGACTTGGTTTAACCGGTTTTAATCTGGCAACGGTAGAAATGACGCTTGGATCATCAGTCGTTACCAGCTATGGATCAGTGTTTGCGGGTAATTATGTCGCGGAGGGGTATTAATATGTGGTACTGGAATTCAGCAGACTGCAACGAAGCGTTGCCCGGGCTTTATGACTTAAAAGGCTGCGTGGAGATTGAAGATGATAATCACCCGTTTAAAACCCAGCCAACGCCGGACGGGAAAATATGGGCCAGCGATGCGCAGGGATACCCGCAGCTGATTGATATACCGCCGCCAACTCATGCGGAATTGGTGGTCGAAGCTGACGCCGAAAAGGCGTCGCGAATTGCGGAGGCCAACAGCGTAACCCAGATGTGGCAAACGCAGCTGATGCTAGGGATCATCACTCCAGAGGATAAAGAAAAACTGACCGCGTGGATGGTCTATGCGCAGGCTGTGCAGGCGGTAGACACATCAACCGCGCCAGATATCACCTGGCCGGATAAGCCGGAATAAGTTTTCATTCCGGCACGCATGGCCGGTTTTAACCGTGCTGGCCATGCGTATCGAGTACGGCCACTTTTAACGGTGCTGTAGCATGGTCAGTTATGGCAGTACGACCAGAAGGGAAGCGGGCATAGGCCCGCTTTTCTTACATTGAAAGGTTGGTTTTCACCAGAGAGAAGAGATCGTCAGTAGTCGTTTCGGCCAGCTTTTCCCGTATGTCCTCGCTCACCCGTTTCAGGTTGAGCGTAAAATCAATTTTCCTTGCCTTCCCGTCCTTAAAAAACTCCGCCCGGTTTTGTGTGATCTGCTCAATCACATACATGCCGTATATTTTCCCTGTGCCTTCAATCAACGGCCATGGGCGCCCGGAAAAGGCCATTGTTTCCAGCGTGAATAGAGACACATCACCACCGCTTATTTCGGGGTACAGCGTGCCGCTGAGTGTGAACGGTTCTTCATCGGCGCCGATGAACTGATAGCGCGGAGATTTCCCTACGCGATCGTTTTTGACGTGCCGCCATGAGTTGGTTTTGTTTGAACTCTGGTAAGGCGTGGTTTGCAGTGAAAAGGGGAACATCCCCAAAATCATCATCATGGTATTGCCCTTACGCGTGATCGGTCAGTTGGGAACGCTTGCGCCGGTCGGCCTGCTGTTTCGCTAACGCAAGTTCTTCGCGCACGCGCCTGATAACAGTTTCTTCGTCAAGCACCTGGCCGCTAAAGTCAAAGTTAAGGTTGTACACATCACCACCCGGCGCAGGCATCATCGCAGCAACGTAAGCCGCAGACGGCGACGCCGAAACGGGAACCCGTGCGGCGGGCTTCTGAACCTGCCACGGGGTAACGGAGGAAATCAGCGTACCGGCCTGCTGTGTAACCCAATCTGTAAGGGATGGTAGCTGGCGCTGTGCCTGCTTGACCGGTTCCGAATATCCGCCACGGATCGGGATGTAGGGTTGTTTGTTCTTGAAGACGATTTCGCCCGGACCGTCTTTTTTCTCTGCGGTATTGGTGGCGATCTTATCCAGGCTGCTGCTTATCTTTGGCGCAATATTGGCCGGGCCTTTGAGCGTGTTAATCAGGTTGTCCTGCTTCTTCTGCCCATCGGTTTTTTTCTTCTCTTCGGCTTTTTTGCTTTCCTTCGCTACCGCCTGCACGTCACCAGAAAATGCGTTAACCCTGTCGGCCAGATTGCTGACGGCTTGCGGCGTCATTTGCTGTGCAACCTGCTGCGCTGCTTTTGCCGCGTCGGGAATGGCGCCCAGCTTTTCCAGTATCCAGCCCAGCCCATTGGCTACCGCCTGGATAGGAAGAGTCAATGCGCTGATTGCGGCACCCACTACGCTGCCGAATGTTTCCCCGGCACTGGTACACGCCGCCAGTGCTTCGCTGGAAAACTGGATCGGTTCCAGCAGTTTGGTGAACCACTCCCAGACGCCGCTTATGGCGTTGCCGATACTGTCAAAAAGCGGTGCCAGTGGCGCGAAAACAGCGCTAAAAGCCTGGGTAATGGGTTGCAGGCCAGCCATCAGGCCAGTAAAGAAGCCGCTGAAAAATGCCTGAATGGGTTGCCAGAACTTAATGACGGCCACCGCTGCCGCCGCAAAGAGTGCGATCAGTCCCCAGACCGGGGCGGAAATGCCAGCCAATAGGGTGATCAGTGGACCGAACACCATGCGACCAGCGCTTAACAATGACTGCATAGGAGAACCAGCAAGCCACTGGAAAGCGCCACCAAGGCGCATCACACCGCCAGTCAGCCGGGCTATGCCACCTTCACCGGCCAGCGTGGTGAAGCTGAGGCGGACAAGTGCCATCGGGCCGAGTACCGCGCCTATGGATAACATCAGGCCACCCACAACAACCAGCAGTGCGCCAATGGCTGCGGTGACTTTCATGATTGAGCCGACCAGAACAGGGTTTGCCTCAACCCAACGGCGGACGCTGCCAACCACCTTACTGACGGTAAGCATGATATCCATCAGTGGATCGCGGAGTGTTTCACCAGCTGCGCTAAATGCGTTCACTGCACCGGTTTTGGTCAGTTGCCACTGAGCTGAAAGGGAGGCTTTGTTAATATCAGATTCCCGATTCATGGAACCTTTTGCGGCAGCGCCTTGCGTCAGTTCTATCTGGCGGCGAAGTTCGGGCAGATTGTTGGCAAGTTTTTGCGCATCGTCGCCGAACTCTTTGCCGAAAATCTGGGTAAGGTTGGCGACCTGCTGATCCGGGGCCAGATTTTTGGACGCTTCCAGCACTGAAATGATGGTGCCCATCGCGTCCACTGACATGCTTTTCTGAACCTTTTCAGCACTGAGGCCGAGTGCATCCAGCCCCTGCATGAAGTTTTTACCCTGAACCGTCGCGATCGAAAGTTCGCGCACCATAGCATTGGTTGCGCTGGCGGCGACTTCGGCAGGGGTGCCGAGCGTCAGGAAGGTGGAACCAAGCGCCGCGGCCTGCTTGTAATCCAGTTGGCTGGCAAGCCCGCCAACACGCTGGAGCACGTCGATAATATCAGCGCCTTTCGACTTCGCGTTATCGTCCAGATAGTTGATGGCGTCGCCCAACTGCTCAATATTCTGCGTGGGGATTTTATACAGCCCGGCAATTTTGCCGAGGCTTTCAGAAAGCTGATCGGCAGGAAGTTCGAAGGCAACCGAAGCCTTTGCCGCCATGCTGGCGAAAGATAAAAGATCAGCTTTTTGTTTTGCCCATGGATCATTACTATCAGCGACGCCCATTCGCGCGCCGCCTTCTACCAGCGCTGCGAAATCAACGGAGCCGTTAGCCATCGGCAGCTTTTCGCTGGCATCCATGATCGCCCGCTGCATTTCTTCATACTGCGGGGTGCGGTTCCCGCTGCCGTCACGTAAACCGTTTACCTGTTTAGCGACGCCCTTCATAGCGTCTTCAAGGCTGCTGTAGGATTTAACCGCAGCAGCAACAGGCGCGAGCGTTGCCGCACCCACGGCGGCGGTTTTCATTCCTCCGCCCATCATCTTGCTGCCGGTTTCTTTTGCGCGACTATAGCGGGCCTGTGCCTGGTTAACGGCATCAAGCCGCCGTTGTTGTTCAGCTAACTGGCGGTTGTATTGCGTAGTGCGCTGGTTGATCTGTTCCGTTGCCCGGCTGGCGCTGCTGATCGCAATGCCTTCGCTGTAGAAGCTGGCGCGCAGCTGGTTGAGCTGCGTCTGTTCGCCTTTCTGCTGTTGGGTTAATTGGCGGATGGCCGCACGCTGCTGATTGAGGGCGGCAACCTGTTCGGCACTGCGCTGGCGTAGCGGGCCATAAGCCGCCGCCATGTCACGCGCCTGCTCTTTCGCCTGGGCCAGTTGTTCCGTGGTTTTTTTATTGGCTGCGGTGAGGCGGTCAAAGCTGGTCGCCTGACGTTCAAGCCCTTTAATGCTGGATTTGGTTTGATTGATTTGAGAAGCCAGTGCGGCGGCGCTTTTGCGCGCCGCGTTGACAGGGTTAGACATATTATTCAGGGCGCTGAAAGCGACCTTGATATTTAAATTACGGTCTGCCATTTAGTGATCTCCACCACTGCGAGCAGCCGCCTGATCACGCCATAACAGTATTTCTTCTACCGTCATGGCATCCATTTCTACCGGCCGCCAGTGAAAAATGACGGCGATATCTGCCATCAGGTCTTCTATTCGTTCGCAGGGGCATCGGATGATTGGTTGCCCGTATCCGTCACGCTCTGATCCGAAGATGGTTGCAAAAAATCAACCACCGCGTTGGCTAACTGGCAAAAATCCCAGGTATCCATACGGGCAATTTCATCAGCGGTTAATGCTGGCGCCGTGACGCGAGGCAGAAGAATAACGAGTGCGTCATAGTTGGACGTCAGCACGTCATAGGCTTTCAAGCCGCGCAGTGATCCGGCCTGCTTAAGCACGGAAGTGATCGCCACTTCGGTGATTTTGGTCTTACCGCGTGTAATCGGCGCGGTAAGAATAACGGTATTTTCTTTGGTCTTGCTCATGGTGCCGGGTTTCCTTATAGGCCGATGTTAGCGCGGTGCTTTTCCAGCACGTCCACACCGTCAACTTTGTAGATCATGTTGAGCACATCAATTTCGATAATTTCTTCATTGTTGATGGTCAGCTTGTAATAGGTGTTTTTCAGGGTGTACTTATGCGAAGTATCATCCCCGACTTTTGCGGAACCGGGATCCAGTTCAGTGAAGCGGCCGCGCGTCTGAATTTCGCACGGCACGGCGTCGCCGGTAGCATCATCCTGATAAGATCCCGCAAAGCGCACCTGCATTCCGTCCGCAGTGGTTGCACCCCATTTCTTCATTAGCCCGGCATCCATACCGCCTAACGTGATATCCATATCCAGGGCGCCTGAATCGAAGCCCAGATCAACCGCAACAGAACCCGGCATACCGCCCGCCTGGTAATCTTCGGTTTTTTTGGTGAGTTTGGCGGGGGTAATTTCCGGCACCATGCCGAAGTAATTATCACCGTCAAAGAACACGTTGAAATATTTGAGTTTCTTAGGCAGTGCCATAAGCGCCCCCGGTTAGTTATTCACTGCGCTGGAAAACGTAGCGAAGTAGGTATCAGTAAACGTCTGGATCAGGCTGAGATTTTCCAGCGGCGGAACCGGCGTATAGTCGTAATTAATGGTCAGTTGACCATTGCGCAGAGTTTCAGTCGTGTTCGGTTCCGGGTCGTACCAGCAGCGGGCACCCAATAACTTGCCTTCCGTCACGTAGGCGGTCAGCTTTTTGTTGATACCGTCCACAATGTCCTTAACCAGCGACGGGGTAAGCGGTTTATCAACATAAGAGAAATGGGCCTCTGCGACGGTATCCGCAACAATCTGCGCGGTGCGGGTATAGCTTTCGAAAATGTACGTTTCCGAATCGCAGGTGCGGGATCCCCAGATGCGGTAACCGTCCTGCTTAATCAGCGTAGTAACGCCTGCCGCGTTCAGTTCGTCGGCATCGGTATCGGTGCCCTGTAACGTGAAATAGATATCCCGATCCATCCCCAGCACGTTATTGACAGGCACGTTAGAAATGGTTTTGTGCCAGCCCTGCGTTGCGTCGATTTTGGCGCGCATCCCAACAGCGTGGGCACCTATTGGCACGGTGAGATTGGCCCCGGCGATGGTGTCGTAGCAGATGAAGTTAGGCCAAAGCACCATCATTTCACGCTGTGCGAACTGTTCGCGGTATTCCTTCACTTCGGCGATCGTGTTGCACCCGTTTGCTGCCACGTAAGCAAAGGCGCGCAGCTTTTCGGCAATGACGCCGAGTTGTGCGGCCACCGCTTCCGTATCAAGCCCAGGAACAGCCAGAACACGCGGACGAACGCCTACGCGCATTTCGGCGGATAACAGCGCATACATGCCGGTAAATCGCCCGTTTGCATCGGTGCCGCCGATAACCAGTTGATCCTGTGTCGGTGCGGTGCCACCTTCTGGAGGTTCAATATTTGCAGCATCAGAAACGCGGATAACGATTGTCTGCGGGCTGGTCTGGTCTGAGATTGCTTTAAGGGTGGTAAACAGGGTGCCGGTTTTTCCTGCCTTGCCCAGCATGTTAGCCACGCGGGTGATCAGTACAGGAGTATCCAGCGGGAAAGCGTCTTCGTCTGCATCATCAGCGGTGCAGATAACGCCGATAACCGCCGAATCAATATCGGTGATCATCGTGCTAAGGTCGGTGTTTTCCTTGACGGTTACACCGTGATGGTAGTTAGTGGCCATGTATTTGCCTCGCCAGTTTAATAACTGCGAATATCATTACGGCATTGGCGGACTGATGCGATGAATAAGGGTTGTCGGCAACCTGCAACAATCGCGGGGCGTTGTTCATGCGCGCGCGTGTGGCGACGATGTACCCCATCATGATGAAGGGGTTGAAATGGACACGACAGAAAAACGATATTCACCGCGCCCGGCGTTCAGTATCGAAATTGAGGGTAAGCAACTTACGGCGCTGGATAACCGGTTGATTTCCCTTTCGCTGACCGATAACCGGGGCTTTGAGGCGGACACGCTGGATCTGACTCTGGATGATGCAGACGGGCAGGTAGCATTACCATCACGCGGCGCAAAGATATCGGTGGCGCTGGGCTGGGATAATGATCCGCTGGTTTTTAAGGGTGTGTATACGGTTGATGAAATCGGCCACGCTGGCCCGCCTGACCAGTTAACGATCAGTGCCCGAAGCGCAG
This DNA window, taken from Scandinavium goeteborgense, encodes the following:
- a CDS encoding tail fiber assembly protein encodes the protein MWYWNSADCNEALPGLYDLKGCVEIEDDNHPFKTQPTPDGKIWASDAQGYPQLIDIPPPTHAELVVEADAEKASRIAEANSVTQMWQTQLMLGIITPEDKEKLTAWMVYAQAVQAVDTSTAPDITWPDKPE
- a CDS encoding phage major tail tube protein, which encodes MALPKKLKYFNVFFDGDNYFGMVPEITPAKLTKKTEDYQAGGMPGSVAVDLGFDSGALDMDITLGGMDAGLMKKWGATTADGMQVRFAGSYQDDATGDAVPCEIQTRGRFTELDPGSAKVGDDTSHKYTLKNTYYKLTINNEEIIEIDVLNMIYKVDGVDVLEKHRANIGL
- a CDS encoding phage tail tape measure protein is translated as MADRNLNIKVAFSALNNMSNPVNAARKSAAALASQINQTKSSIKGLERQATSFDRLTAANKKTTEQLAQAKEQARDMAAAYGPLRQRSAEQVAALNQQRAAIRQLTQQQKGEQTQLNQLRASFYSEGIAISSASRATEQINQRTTQYNRQLAEQQRRLDAVNQAQARYSRAKETGSKMMGGGMKTAAVGAATLAPVAAAVKSYSSLEDAMKGVAKQVNGLRDGSGNRTPQYEEMQRAIMDASEKLPMANGSVDFAALVEGGARMGVADSNDPWAKQKADLLSFASMAAKASVAFELPADQLSESLGKIAGLYKIPTQNIEQLGDAINYLDDNAKSKGADIIDVLQRVGGLASQLDYKQAAALGSTFLTLGTPAEVAASATNAMVRELSIATVQGKNFMQGLDALGLSAEKVQKSMSVDAMGTIISVLEASKNLAPDQQVANLTQIFGKEFGDDAQKLANNLPELRRQIELTQGAAAKGSMNRESDINKASLSAQWQLTKTGAVNAFSAAGETLRDPLMDIMLTVSKVVGSVRRWVEANPVLVGSIMKVTAAIGALLVVVGGLMLSIGAVLGPMALVRLSFTTLAGEGGIARLTGGVMRLGGAFQWLAGSPMQSLLSAGRMVFGPLITLLAGISAPVWGLIALFAAAAVAVIKFWQPIQAFFSGFFTGLMAGLQPITQAFSAVFAPLAPLFDSIGNAISGVWEWFTKLLEPIQFSSEALAACTSAGETFGSVVGAAISALTLPIQAVANGLGWILEKLGAIPDAAKAAQQVAQQMTPQAVSNLADRVNAFSGDVQAVAKESKKAEEKKKTDGQKKQDNLINTLKGPANIAPKISSSLDKIATNTAEKKDGPGEIVFKNKQPYIPIRGGYSEPVKQAQRQLPSLTDWVTQQAGTLISSVTPWQVQKPAARVPVSASPSAAYVAAMMPAPGGDVYNLNFDFSGQVLDEETVIRRVREELALAKQQADRRKRSQLTDHA
- a CDS encoding phage tail protein, which produces MMMILGMFPFSLQTTPYQSSNKTNSWRHVKNDRVGKSPRYQFIGADEEPFTLSGTLYPEISGGDVSLFTLETMAFSGRPWPLIEGTGKIYGMYVIEQITQNRAEFFKDGKARKIDFTLNLKRVSEDIREKLAETTTDDLFSLVKTNLSM
- a CDS encoding GpE family phage tail protein, whose product is MADIAVIFHWRPVEMDAMTVEEILLWRDQAAARSGGDH
- a CDS encoding phage tail protein, with protein sequence MATKYLAVLTNVGAAKLANATALGAQVEITQMAVGDGNGVLPTPDPAQTALVHELRRAPLNSLSVDPKNPSQIIAEQVIPEDVGGWWIREIGLFDKDGDMIAVANCAETYKPLLQEGSGRVQVVRMILVVSSTAAVTLKIDPSVVLATRSYVDSQIIIAKSYADDVIADHLAEPNPHPQYLLSAQNLKEIADAGAAAVQAALTNLGINGLAATPRYLVSKGTNANGWYETYSDGFKRVGQSWGTSSPLAIPTPAQGARVNFPVSFTTKLDGLYVTENGNTSNSFELANPAGLGLTGFNLATVEMTLGSSVVTSYGSVFAGNYVAEGY
- a CDS encoding phage tail assembly protein, whose amino-acid sequence is MSKTKENTVILTAPITRGKTKITEVAITSVLKQAGSLRGLKAYDVLTSNYDALVILLPRVTAPALTADEIARMDTWDFCQLANAVVDFLQPSSDQSVTDTGNQSSDAPANE